One Maribacter sp. HTCC2170 genomic window, GGAAATACTATTTTGAAGCAATAAGGCAATTACCATAAATGCCACAGTAGTTATTATTACTGATACCAATGAGGTTGAAACGACTTTTTTCTTACTGTCAGTGCCATTGTAAAAGCGGAAAAAAGCAGTTTCCATTCCATAGGCCAAAAACACGTTAAAAATGGCAAACCAGGCATAAATAACAGAAAGTTGGCCATAGTCAGCAGTTTGTAAAATATCTGTATGAAACGGCAATAGAAGAAATGAAAGCATTCTGGGAAATACCGTGGCGAGCCCGTAAATCGCAGTCTGCTTAAAAAGTTTGTTCAAAAGGTTCAAATGAGAGTAATTAGAGCTTAAAAATAGGTATTTATCGCAAGGCAACAAAGAAGGTCCGTTCCATTAGATTTAATCCAAAAAAAACCTCGCATGATGCGAGGTCTGTTTTTTATTAAGGTTTCAGCTTCCGAATTAAAAGCCAAATTCTAGTTTTTAGTTATTCAAAGCTTCCGCTCCACCAACAATTTCAAGAATTTCATTTGTAATTGCAGCTTGCCTCGCTTGGTTGTAGGTCAATTTCAATTGATCTCTAAGCTCTGTAGCGTTATCTGTTGCCTTATGCATTGCTGTCATACGTGCGCCATGCTCACTGGCAAAAGAATCACGAATTGCCTTGTACAATTGTGTTTTCAATGATTTTGGAATCAATTGCTCAACAATCTCAGCTTTTGAAGGCTCAAAAATATAGTCAGCACCCGAAGCCTCAGAATCTTCAGAAGGAACAATTGGTAAAAATTGTTCGGACATCACAATCTGCGTAGCCGCGTTTTTAAACTTGTTATAAACCAATTCTATTCGATCATAAGAGCCGTCTCTGAACAACTCCATTAATTCCTCGGCTATGACAGCCACATTTTCGAAGGTCAAATCATCGAAAACATCACTATGATTAGAAATTACGGCTGCGTTTTTGCTTAAAATATCATTGGACTTTTTCCCAATCGCGACAAAATCAACTTGCTTACCTCCGAATGATTCGTCGGTTAAAGTTGCACATTGTTTAATGATATTGGTGTTGAACGCACCACATAATCCACGATTCGAAGTAATAGCTACTACCAATACTTTATTTATTGGACGATTGTCGGCATAAGTGCTCCCAGAATCAGCATCCAAACTCGCACTTAAGCTCTGCAACAGCTCAGTAAGCTTGTTAGCGTAAGGCCTCATTGCGGTAATTGCATCCTGTGCCTTCTTTAATTTTGCAGCTGAAACCATTTTCATGGCACTGGTAATCTGCATCGTTGAAGAAACCGATGATATTCTGTTACGTATTTCCTTTAAATTTGCCATACTTCTTATTTGTCATATCGCACTAAGTGCGGAATCAATTGATTACGGATTCCTGCCCTCGCAGGAATGACAATTATTTATGATCTATACTTCCCTGTCAAATCTTTACAAACACTTGTCAGAGTTTCTGTAACCTCATCTGTAAGCTTCCCTGCTTTTAACAAATCCAATACATCTCTATGCTTGGCATTCATAAATTCGATAAAATCATTTTCAAATTCTTTTACCTTCTCTACAGGAACATCACGTAATAAGTTTTTAGATCCTGCATAAATGATTGCAACTTGATCTTCAACAGTGAAAGGATCATTTTGAGCTTGTTTCAAAATCTCAACATTACGACGTCCTTTTTCAATAACGTTCAATGTAGCCGCATCCAAATCGGAACCAAACTTTGCGAACGCTTCCAATTCTCTAAACTGGGCCTGATCCAGTTTCAAAGTACCTGCTACTTTTTTCATTGATTTTACCTGTGCGTTACCACCCACCCTTGATACCGAAATACCTACGTTAATAGCAGGTCGAACACCTTGGTTGAATAAATCTTGTTCCAAGAATATTTGTCCGTCAGTAATAGAAATTACGTTTGTTGGAATATATGCTGATACATCTCCCGCTTGCGTTTCAATAATTGGCAATGCGGTTAACGATCCCCCACCTTTAACCAAAGGTTTCAAGGCATCTGGTAAATCATTCATGTCTTTTGCAATATCATCATCAGCAATCACTTTTGCGGCGCGTTCCAATAATCTTGAATGCAGATAGAATACATCACCTGGATACGCCTCACGTCCCGGTGGACGTCTTAGTAATAATGAAATTTCACGGTAAGCAACAGCTTGCTTAGACAAATCATCATATATAATCAAGGCTGGTCTACCAGTATCTCTGAAATATTCACCTATCGCAGCACCAGCGAAAGGAGCGTAAACCTGCATTGGTGCAGGGTCAGAAGCATTAGCCGCTACAATAGTTGTATATGCCAAGGCGCCTTTATCCTCCAACACTTTCGCGATGTTCGCAACGTTGGAAGCTTTTTGGCCAATAGCGACATAAATACAATAAACAGGCTCGCCTGCATCGTAAAATTCTTTTTGGTTTAGGATGGTATCAATACAAACCGTTGTCTTACCTGTTTGACGGTCACCAATCACCAATTCACGTTGTCCACGACCAACAGGAATCATAGCATCAATTGCTTTAATACCTGATTGTAGTGGCTCGGTTACCGGCTGACGAAATATAACACCTGGAGCTTTACGCTCTAAAGGCATTTCGTATAAATCTCCAGATATAGGTCCTTTACCATCTATAGGAGCTCCTAGAGTATCTACTACACGACCAACAATACCTTCACCTACATTTATCGATGCGATACGTTGAGTACGTTTAACTGTAGCTCCTTCTCCAATTGCTTTGGAGTGGCCTAACAATACAACACCTACATTATCTTCTTCTAGGTTCAAAACGATACCCTCAAGGCCTCCTTCGAACTCAACCAATTCACCATACTGTGCATTTGATAATCCGTATACCCTTGCGATACCATCACCAACCTGCAATACAGTTCCTACTTCGTCTAAAGAAGCGGTTGCTTCAAATCCTGATAATTGTTGTTTTAAAATTGCTGATACTTCAGCGGCTTTTACTCCTGCCATTTGTTTTAGATATAAAGTTTTAGACCCAAAGGCCTTAAAATATATTAAAGACTATTTGTAAATTCTCTTTTTAAACTACTTAATTTATTGGCGACACTTGCATCAAACTGCAAATCGCCTACTCTTAGCACAAAACCTCCGATGATGTTTTCGTCGATTTTATTCTCAATAGTTACTTCGTTACCCGTAATCTTATTGACTTGTCCCAAGATTTTCTTTTCCAAGTCCTTGGTCAACGGAACAGCTGTGGTAACAACAGCAACATCCTGACCTTTTAATTGTTCATTGAGAATGATGTACTTTAAAGCAACCTCATTCAACATGCCCACTCTTTTATTGTCTACCAAAAGCTTGATCATACCTTCAGTAATAGCATGACTTCCTTTGAAAATCTTAGATAAGGCAACTTTCTTGTCTTCTCCCTTAATGATAGGACTTGACAACAAATCTTTTAGTTCTTTACTATCAGAAATGGTACTCACCACAGAGCGCATATCTTTTTCAATTGCATCAGTTGCTTTATTGTCAACTGCAATATCCAAAATTGCTTTTGCGTATCGTATGGCTGCTCTAGTATCCTTCATTCTTACCTTAGTTCAATTTAATGTCACCCAACATATCATCAACCAATTTCAACTGTTTGTCTTTATTGGCCAATTGTTCTCTAATGACTTTCTCAGCAATATCAACTGACAGTTCTGCTACTTGGTTTTTGATGTCTGAAACAGCCGCTTTCTTTTCGCTCTCGATTGTAGCCTGAGCCTGCTTGATCATTTTATCACCTTCAACCTTGGCTTGCTCTTTTGAATCAGCGATTAATTTATCTTTTATTTCACGAGCTTCTTTCAACATAGCTTCACGTTCTGCTCTAGCCTCTTTTAACAATTTCTCACTATCAGCAGTGACATTCTGCATTTCCTTTTTTGCTTCCTCAGCAGCAGCGAGCGCACTTTTAATTCCATCTTCACGATCATCTACCGCATTTAGAATTGGTTTCCAAGCGTACTTGCGCAATAATAGCAGCAACAATACAAAAAGTAATATCTGCCAGAAAAATAGCCCAAATGAAAAATCATTAATTAACTTATCCATACTATTTTATTTAATCAATTTATAAAAAAACAAAGGCCACAACCAACCGTTATGGCCTTTGTTCAATACTACTAGCCCACAAACAACGCTGCAAAGCCAATACCTTCAATAAGCGCTGCTGCTATCAACATCGCTGTTTGAATCTTACCAGTAGCCTCAGGCTGACGGGCGATAGCATCCATTGCTGAACCACCAATTCTACCGATACCGATACCTACACCGATTACGATCAAACCTGCTCCTACTATAGTTGGTACTTCCATAATATATATAAATTAAAAATTAAACATTCAAAATTAATGTGCCTCATCATGCTCGTGCTCCTCTACTGCAAAGCCAAAATACAAAGCCGATAATAAGGTGAAAATATAGGCCTGTAAGGCCGCAACCAATAACTCAATAATAGAAAGGAAAAAGGCAAGCACTAAAGACAACCCACCTCCAAGCCAATTCTGGACTGTGAAAACCAAGGCTATAATACTCATTAGAACCACGTGACCTGCCATAATATTGGCATATAAACGAATCATTAGGGCAAACGGTTTGATAAACACACCCAATAATTCAATAGGGGCCAAAATAAACTTCATTGGCACAGGCACTCCAGGCATCCAAAAAATATGCTTCCAATAATTTCCATTTCCGGAAAATTGAGTAATTAAAAAAGTTATTATTGCTAGGGCAAAAGTAACTGCGATATTGCCAGTAACATTTACTCCAAGCGGAGTAAGGCCAAAAAGATTCAAAAACCATACAAAGAAGAATACCGTCAATAAATAGGGCATAAATCGCTTGTATTTCGTTTCGCCAATGTTTGGTCTTGCAATGTCATCACGAATATAAAGTACTATAGGCTCAAAGAAACGACCGGCTCCTTTAGCAATAGGTCCTTTTCCGAACGACTTAGCCAAACCACTAAACAATAAAAACATTAACAAGCCTGTCACAAACATCATTACCACATTCTTGGTAATCGAAAAATCAATTGGCTTTACATTAGTGGCGTGATGGTCCTCATCATAATTGATGGTACCCTCCGCGTCCGTCTTATAAATTTTACTGTGGTATAGTTTATAATAATTGCCATCTACCTCCGCCAATGTTTCGCCATGATGGAATTTAGATGAAGAGAATACTTTTAAACCGTCATCCCATAAAATTACAGGAAGCGAAAAGCCGTAGTGTTTATTCTTCTTAGAATCTGAAAAAAAAGTAAACGAATGTGAATCCTTAATATGATGATCGATATCTTCCTTGATTTTGGTCTTTAAATCCTTTTCAGGCTCTTTAGAAGAAGTATCACTTATGTTCGCAAAAGAGATGTTGCCCAAAAGAAGAACAGCGGCCAAAAGAAATTTCAATAAAAATGGATTTCGCATATCACTCAAAAATATCGGTCTCTAAAAATCGGTGCAAATGTATGATTTTCTACTAAAAAGAAAAAAGCATTTTAGAGTTTATTTTCAGGGATTTGGCAAAGAAAAAGGAATAGGATAATTAATCAAGTTTTTTTAACAGCCTGGCGGTAAAAACCGTCTCAACAACTAAAGAAATACCATAAGGAATAAAAAAAGAGGCGAACTCCATTCCGCTCATTTCTCCATCCGCTTTATAGACGGGGTAAAAAAGAATGAAAAAGAAGATGAATTTCAAGAAACTACCTCCTATAAATAAGAAACCTATTTGATTTTTAAGCTTATTTCTAAATGCATAAAGGCCAGCGAAAATAGTCCCAGCCAAAATACCATTAACAACATAAGAAAGTACAATAAGATTGTCAAATTGTGGTAGTTCATTAGTTTTAAGAAAAACAATGTGCAGAAAAAATGCTACAGCCAATGAAGTTATCAA contains:
- a CDS encoding F0F1 ATP synthase subunit B, which produces MDKLINDFSFGLFFWQILLFVLLLLLLRKYAWKPILNAVDDREDGIKSALAAAEEAKKEMQNVTADSEKLLKEARAEREAMLKEAREIKDKLIADSKEQAKVEGDKMIKQAQATIESEKKAAVSDIKNQVAELSVDIAEKVIREQLANKDKQLKLVDDMLGDIKLN
- the atpE gene encoding ATP synthase F0 subunit C, encoding MEVPTIVGAGLIVIGVGIGIGRIGGSAMDAIARQPEATGKIQTAMLIAAALIEGIGFAALFVG
- the atpH gene encoding ATP synthase F1 subunit delta, encoding MKDTRAAIRYAKAILDIAVDNKATDAIEKDMRSVVSTISDSKELKDLLSSPIIKGEDKKVALSKIFKGSHAITEGMIKLLVDNKRVGMLNEVALKYIILNEQLKGQDVAVVTTAVPLTKDLEKKILGQVNKITGNEVTIENKIDENIIGGFVLRVGDLQFDASVANKLSSLKREFTNSL
- the atpA gene encoding F0F1 ATP synthase subunit alpha, whose product is MAGVKAAEVSAILKQQLSGFEATASLDEVGTVLQVGDGIARVYGLSNAQYGELVEFEGGLEGIVLNLEEDNVGVVLLGHSKAIGEGATVKRTQRIASINVGEGIVGRVVDTLGAPIDGKGPISGDLYEMPLERKAPGVIFRQPVTEPLQSGIKAIDAMIPVGRGQRELVIGDRQTGKTTVCIDTILNQKEFYDAGEPVYCIYVAIGQKASNVANIAKVLEDKGALAYTTIVAANASDPAPMQVYAPFAGAAIGEYFRDTGRPALIIYDDLSKQAVAYREISLLLRRPPGREAYPGDVFYLHSRLLERAAKVIADDDIAKDMNDLPDALKPLVKGGGSLTALPIIETQAGDVSAYIPTNVISITDGQIFLEQDLFNQGVRPAINVGISVSRVGGNAQVKSMKKVAGTLKLDQAQFRELEAFAKFGSDLDAATLNVIEKGRRNVEILKQAQNDPFTVEDQVAIIYAGSKNLLRDVPVEKVKEFENDFIEFMNAKHRDVLDLLKAGKLTDEVTETLTSVCKDLTGKYRS
- a CDS encoding DUF6168 family protein, with amino-acid sequence MAKINPIVQFIALLITSLAVAFFLHIVFLKTNELPQFDNLIVLSYVVNGILAGTIFAGLYAFRNKLKNQIGFLFIGGSFLKFIFFFILFYPVYKADGEMSGMEFASFFIPYGISLVVETVFTARLLKKLD
- the atpB gene encoding F0F1 ATP synthase subunit A gives rise to the protein MRNPFLLKFLLAAVLLLGNISFANISDTSSKEPEKDLKTKIKEDIDHHIKDSHSFTFFSDSKKNKHYGFSLPVILWDDGLKVFSSSKFHHGETLAEVDGNYYKLYHSKIYKTDAEGTINYDEDHHATNVKPIDFSITKNVVMMFVTGLLMFLLFSGLAKSFGKGPIAKGAGRFFEPIVLYIRDDIARPNIGETKYKRFMPYLLTVFFFVWFLNLFGLTPLGVNVTGNIAVTFALAIITFLITQFSGNGNYWKHIFWMPGVPVPMKFILAPIELLGVFIKPFALMIRLYANIMAGHVVLMSIIALVFTVQNWLGGGLSLVLAFFLSIIELLVAALQAYIFTLLSALYFGFAVEEHEHDEAH
- the atpG gene encoding ATP synthase F1 subunit gamma, producing the protein MANLKEIRNRISSVSSTMQITSAMKMVSAAKLKKAQDAITAMRPYANKLTELLQSLSASLDADSGSTYADNRPINKVLVVAITSNRGLCGAFNTNIIKQCATLTDESFGGKQVDFVAIGKKSNDILSKNAAVISNHSDVFDDLTFENVAVIAEELMELFRDGSYDRIELVYNKFKNAATQIVMSEQFLPIVPSEDSEASGADYIFEPSKAEIVEQLIPKSLKTQLYKAIRDSFASEHGARMTAMHKATDNATELRDQLKLTYNQARQAAITNEILEIVGGAEALNN